The following coding sequences are from one Humulus lupulus chromosome X, drHumLupu1.1, whole genome shotgun sequence window:
- the LOC133807306 gene encoding callose synthase 10-like isoform X4 encodes MAACGGFHGSRRRLTDGASSVVSALPTVLENPSPPKSSFNEQILAKKEGGVIDRSQDIALLQDFYKLYREQNDMEKLREEELNLRETGAFSGDLGDKKKIEERKCWLRRFEPGTHLDQKNSKQAFPFWFAFVSLPKGEDTDVKRDDLARALMVAFSSTSLLEPYVIPLLFEKLSSSLPSSKVGAITKNLYDYTATKLIFLL; translated from the exons ATGGCGGCGTGCGGTGGTTTCCATGGAAGCCGAAGAAGATTGACAGATGGAGCTAGCTCGGTGGTTAGTGCTCTGCCCACTGTTCTTGAGAATCCAAGCCCACCCAAATCATCCTTCAATGAG CAAATACTTGCAAAAAAGGAGGGAGGAGTTATAGATAGAAGCCAAGATATTGCTCTTTTGCAAGATTTCTACAAACTCTATCGAGAGCAGAATGACATGGAAAAGTTACGAGAAGAAGAGTTGAATTTAAGAGAGACTGGGGCTTTCAGTGGAGACTTGGGCGA TAAGAAAAAGATAGAAGAGAGAAAGTGTTGGCTCCGTAGATTTGAG CCTGGTACTCACTTGGACCAAAAAAATTCTAAGCAAGCTTTTCCCTTTTGGTTTGCTTTTGTTTCTTTG CCAAAAGGAGAGGACACTGATGTCAAAAGAGATGATCTTGCAAGGGCTCTAATG GTAGCTTTCTCATCAACATCTCTTCTTGAGCCATATGTCATTCCCTTGCTTTTTGAAAAACTCTCTTCTTCTCTGCCATCATCAAAGGTTGGTGCCATCACAAAGAATTTATATGATTACACAGcaacaaaattaatttttttgttgtag
- the LOC133807306 gene encoding callose synthase 10-like isoform X2 yields the protein MSFHNFFICLLHLHEENKGLTLALCFRYGLICLYHFSYKDKAFCLYEYEQILAKKEGGVIDRSQDIALLQDFYKLYREQNDMEKLREEELNLRETGAFSGDLGDKKKIEERKCWLRRFEPGTHLDQKNSKQAFPFWFAFVSLPKGEDTDVKRDDLARALMVAFSSTSLLEPYVIPLLFEKLSSSLPSSKVGAITKNLYDYTATKLIFLL from the exons ATGAGtttccataatttttttatttgtttattgcaTTTACATGAGGAGAATAAAg GATTGACTCTTGCTTTGTGTTTTAGATATGGTCTGATATGTTTATACCATTTTTCCTACAAG GACAAAGCCTTTTGTTTGTACGAATATGAG CAAATACTTGCAAAAAAGGAGGGAGGAGTTATAGATAGAAGCCAAGATATTGCTCTTTTGCAAGATTTCTACAAACTCTATCGAGAGCAGAATGACATGGAAAAGTTACGAGAAGAAGAGTTGAATTTAAGAGAGACTGGGGCTTTCAGTGGAGACTTGGGCGA TAAGAAAAAGATAGAAGAGAGAAAGTGTTGGCTCCGTAGATTTGAG CCTGGTACTCACTTGGACCAAAAAAATTCTAAGCAAGCTTTTCCCTTTTGGTTTGCTTTTGTTTCTTTG CCAAAAGGAGAGGACACTGATGTCAAAAGAGATGATCTTGCAAGGGCTCTAATG GTAGCTTTCTCATCAACATCTCTTCTTGAGCCATATGTCATTCCCTTGCTTTTTGAAAAACTCTCTTCTTCTCTGCCATCATCAAAGGTTGGTGCCATCACAAAGAATTTATATGATTACACAGcaacaaaattaatttttttgttgtag
- the LOC133807306 gene encoding callose synthase 10-like isoform X5: MRRIKIWSDMFIPFFLQGTKGPLKKGFFLWDKAFCLYEYEQILAKKEGGVIDRSQDIALLQDFYKLYREQNDMEKLREEELNLRETGAFSGDLGDKKKIEERKCWLRRFEPGTHLDQKNSKQAFPFWFAFVSLPKGEDTDVKRDDLARALMVAFSSTSLLEPYVIPLLFEKLSSSLPSSKVGAITKNLYDYTATKLIFLL, translated from the exons ATGAGGAGAATAAAg ATATGGTCTGATATGTTTATACCATTTTTCCTACAAGGTACGAAAGGTCCTTTAAAGAAAGGATTTTTTCTTTgg GACAAAGCCTTTTGTTTGTACGAATATGAG CAAATACTTGCAAAAAAGGAGGGAGGAGTTATAGATAGAAGCCAAGATATTGCTCTTTTGCAAGATTTCTACAAACTCTATCGAGAGCAGAATGACATGGAAAAGTTACGAGAAGAAGAGTTGAATTTAAGAGAGACTGGGGCTTTCAGTGGAGACTTGGGCGA TAAGAAAAAGATAGAAGAGAGAAAGTGTTGGCTCCGTAGATTTGAG CCTGGTACTCACTTGGACCAAAAAAATTCTAAGCAAGCTTTTCCCTTTTGGTTTGCTTTTGTTTCTTTG CCAAAAGGAGAGGACACTGATGTCAAAAGAGATGATCTTGCAAGGGCTCTAATG GTAGCTTTCTCATCAACATCTCTTCTTGAGCCATATGTCATTCCCTTGCTTTTTGAAAAACTCTCTTCTTCTCTGCCATCATCAAAGGTTGGTGCCATCACAAAGAATTTATATGATTACACAGcaacaaaattaatttttttgttgtag
- the LOC133807306 gene encoding callose synthase 10-like isoform X1, which produces MAACGGFHGSRRRLTDGASSVVSALPTVLENPSPPKSSFNEDKAFCLYEYEQILAKKEGGVIDRSQDIALLQDFYKLYREQNDMEKLREEELNLRETGAFSGDLGDKKKIEERKCWLRRFEPGTHLDQKNSKQAFPFWFAFVSLPKGEDTDVKRDDLARALMVAFSSTSLLEPYVIPLLFEKLSSSLPSSKVGAITKNLYDYTATKLIFLL; this is translated from the exons ATGGCGGCGTGCGGTGGTTTCCATGGAAGCCGAAGAAGATTGACAGATGGAGCTAGCTCGGTGGTTAGTGCTCTGCCCACTGTTCTTGAGAATCCAAGCCCACCCAAATCATCCTTCAATGAG GACAAAGCCTTTTGTTTGTACGAATATGAG CAAATACTTGCAAAAAAGGAGGGAGGAGTTATAGATAGAAGCCAAGATATTGCTCTTTTGCAAGATTTCTACAAACTCTATCGAGAGCAGAATGACATGGAAAAGTTACGAGAAGAAGAGTTGAATTTAAGAGAGACTGGGGCTTTCAGTGGAGACTTGGGCGA TAAGAAAAAGATAGAAGAGAGAAAGTGTTGGCTCCGTAGATTTGAG CCTGGTACTCACTTGGACCAAAAAAATTCTAAGCAAGCTTTTCCCTTTTGGTTTGCTTTTGTTTCTTTG CCAAAAGGAGAGGACACTGATGTCAAAAGAGATGATCTTGCAAGGGCTCTAATG GTAGCTTTCTCATCAACATCTCTTCTTGAGCCATATGTCATTCCCTTGCTTTTTGAAAAACTCTCTTCTTCTCTGCCATCATCAAAGGTTGGTGCCATCACAAAGAATTTATATGATTACACAGcaacaaaattaatttttttgttgtag
- the LOC133807306 gene encoding callose synthase 10-like isoform X6: MRRIKDKAFCLYEYEQILAKKEGGVIDRSQDIALLQDFYKLYREQNDMEKLREEELNLRETGAFSGDLGDKKKIEERKCWLRRFEPGTHLDQKNSKQAFPFWFAFVSLPKGEDTDVKRDDLARALMVAFSSTSLLEPYVIPLLFEKLSSSLPSSKVGAITKNLYDYTATKLIFLL; encoded by the exons ATGAGGAGAATAAAg GACAAAGCCTTTTGTTTGTACGAATATGAG CAAATACTTGCAAAAAAGGAGGGAGGAGTTATAGATAGAAGCCAAGATATTGCTCTTTTGCAAGATTTCTACAAACTCTATCGAGAGCAGAATGACATGGAAAAGTTACGAGAAGAAGAGTTGAATTTAAGAGAGACTGGGGCTTTCAGTGGAGACTTGGGCGA TAAGAAAAAGATAGAAGAGAGAAAGTGTTGGCTCCGTAGATTTGAG CCTGGTACTCACTTGGACCAAAAAAATTCTAAGCAAGCTTTTCCCTTTTGGTTTGCTTTTGTTTCTTTG CCAAAAGGAGAGGACACTGATGTCAAAAGAGATGATCTTGCAAGGGCTCTAATG GTAGCTTTCTCATCAACATCTCTTCTTGAGCCATATGTCATTCCCTTGCTTTTTGAAAAACTCTCTTCTTCTCTGCCATCATCAAAGGTTGGTGCCATCACAAAGAATTTATATGATTACACAGcaacaaaattaatttttttgttgtag
- the LOC133803586 gene encoding thioredoxin H-type 2-like, translated as MVMTLPCYCPNPHRPKKNSSVIFLKVDVDELQDVAKEWEIEEMPTLLFLKEGKIIDKIAGAKKDELIDKVAKHAAVTAA; from the exons ATGGTGATGACCCTGCCGTGTTATTGCCCCAATCCTCACCGACCTAAGAAGAATTCAAGTGTCATATTCCTGAAAGTTGATGTTGATGAGTTGCAG GATGTTGCTAAGGAGTGGGAAATCGAGGAAATGCCAACCCTTTTGTTCCTCAAAGAAGGGAAAATTATTGACAAGATTGCGGGAGCTAAGAAGGATGAGCTTATTGATAAAGTTGCAAAGCATGCCGCTGTGACTGCTGCTTGA
- the LOC133807306 gene encoding callose synthase 10-like isoform X3 produces the protein MELARWLVLCPLFLRIQAHPNHPSMRYGLICLYHFSYKDKAFCLYEYEQILAKKEGGVIDRSQDIALLQDFYKLYREQNDMEKLREEELNLRETGAFSGDLGDKKKIEERKCWLRRFEPGTHLDQKNSKQAFPFWFAFVSLPKGEDTDVKRDDLARALMVAFSSTSLLEPYVIPLLFEKLSSSLPSSKVGAITKNLYDYTATKLIFLL, from the exons ATGGAGCTAGCTCGGTGGTTAGTGCTCTGCCCACTGTTCTTGAGAATCCAAGCCCACCCAAATCATCCTTCAATGAG ATATGGTCTGATATGTTTATACCATTTTTCCTACAAG GACAAAGCCTTTTGTTTGTACGAATATGAG CAAATACTTGCAAAAAAGGAGGGAGGAGTTATAGATAGAAGCCAAGATATTGCTCTTTTGCAAGATTTCTACAAACTCTATCGAGAGCAGAATGACATGGAAAAGTTACGAGAAGAAGAGTTGAATTTAAGAGAGACTGGGGCTTTCAGTGGAGACTTGGGCGA TAAGAAAAAGATAGAAGAGAGAAAGTGTTGGCTCCGTAGATTTGAG CCTGGTACTCACTTGGACCAAAAAAATTCTAAGCAAGCTTTTCCCTTTTGGTTTGCTTTTGTTTCTTTG CCAAAAGGAGAGGACACTGATGTCAAAAGAGATGATCTTGCAAGGGCTCTAATG GTAGCTTTCTCATCAACATCTCTTCTTGAGCCATATGTCATTCCCTTGCTTTTTGAAAAACTCTCTTCTTCTCTGCCATCATCAAAGGTTGGTGCCATCACAAAGAATTTATATGATTACACAGcaacaaaattaatttttttgttgtag
- the LOC133807306 gene encoding callose synthase 10-like isoform X7 → MAACGGFHGSRRRLTDGASSVVSALPTVLENPSPPKSSFNEIWSDMFIPFFLQGTKGPLKKGFFLWDKAFCLYEYEQILAKKEGGVIDRSQDIALLQDFYKLYREQNDMEKLREEELNLRETGAFSGDLGDKKKIEERKCWLRRFEPGTHLDQKNSKQAFPFWFAFVSLPKGEDTDVKRDDLARALMVAFSSTSLLEPYVIPLLFEKLSSSLPSSKVGAITKNLYDYTATKLIFLL, encoded by the exons ATGGCGGCGTGCGGTGGTTTCCATGGAAGCCGAAGAAGATTGACAGATGGAGCTAGCTCGGTGGTTAGTGCTCTGCCCACTGTTCTTGAGAATCCAAGCCCACCCAAATCATCCTTCAATGAG ATATGGTCTGATATGTTTATACCATTTTTCCTACAAGGTACGAAAGGTCCTTTAAAGAAAGGATTTTTTCTTTgg GACAAAGCCTTTTGTTTGTACGAATATGAG CAAATACTTGCAAAAAAGGAGGGAGGAGTTATAGATAGAAGCCAAGATATTGCTCTTTTGCAAGATTTCTACAAACTCTATCGAGAGCAGAATGACATGGAAAAGTTACGAGAAGAAGAGTTGAATTTAAGAGAGACTGGGGCTTTCAGTGGAGACTTGGGCGA TAAGAAAAAGATAGAAGAGAGAAAGTGTTGGCTCCGTAGATTTGAG CCTGGTACTCACTTGGACCAAAAAAATTCTAAGCAAGCTTTTCCCTTTTGGTTTGCTTTTGTTTCTTTG CCAAAAGGAGAGGACACTGATGTCAAAAGAGATGATCTTGCAAGGGCTCTAATG GTAGCTTTCTCATCAACATCTCTTCTTGAGCCATATGTCATTCCCTTGCTTTTTGAAAAACTCTCTTCTTCTCTGCCATCATCAAAGGTTGGTGCCATCACAAAGAATTTATATGATTACACAGcaacaaaattaatttttttgttgtag